The following nucleotide sequence is from uncultured Draconibacterium sp..
TTTTAGCAGTAGCGGTGAAAATAGCAGTACAACAGCTGTTTTAGGATACCTGAACCAGGACGGAGTAATTAAAAATTCAGAATATGTTAGGTATTCATTGCGTATTAATTCTGACTTTAAAATTAGCGATAAAGTAAAAACAGGATTTAGTGTTGCACCAACTTATATCGACCAGTGCGGACCAAATACAGATGGTGTTAACTGGGGTGGTGGTTTGTTGGCAGGCGCATTAACAACATGGCCAATTTTTGATCCTTACAACGAGGATGGTACCATGGCGCAAAACTTTTACGAGCCAACAACCGGAACGCGGCAGGCAAACCCACTTTGGACAGCTGAAGCTGAATCGAGAGATACTAAAACCATGCGTTTATTGTCAAGTGCTTTTGCACAGTACGAGCCAATTAGTGGTATGGTATTCAAAACATCAATCAACTACCAGTATTCGAGCACAAAATATAAGCAGGTTACACCTTCAACTGTTGGTGCAACAACACCATCAGTACCAAATGCAGTAATGCGTAAATCGGGATACAGCTCGTGGTTGAATGAAAACACCCTGACGTACAAAAAATCGTTTGGCGACCATAACTTCGATGTATTGGGTGGTATGACTATCCAAAAATTTATGTCGGATGTTGACCAAATTACTTTCCGTGGTTTTGCCGACGACAGAGTTCCTACAATTGCAGCAGCTCAAGATATTGTTCGTAGTGCACACTGGTTAACCGGAGCATCAACTTACAACGATATCCAGGAGTGGAGTATGATGTCGTATTTGGCACGTTTGAACTACAACTATAAAAACCGTTACCTGCTATCGATGGCAATACGTTCTGACGGTTCTTCACGTTTTGGTAAAGACAACCGTTGGGGTAATTTCCCATCAGTGTCTCTTGGTTGGATTGCTTCTGACGAAGATTTTATGAGCGACTTCGAAAAACTTTCATTGCTAAAAGTGCGTGCTTCGTTTGGTGTTGTGGGTAACAACAACATTGGTAACTATACTCAATATGCTTCAGTAAGTTCTGGTGCTGCTGCAAATAACGCAATCTTCGGAAGTTCATTATACAGTGGAGCCGTTCAAACATCGTTGCCTAACTCAAGTCTTACCTGGGAAAAAACACAGGAATATGACCTCGGTTTCGATGCCGCATTCTTCAACAACAGAGTTAGTTTAAGTTACGATTATTACAACAGAAAGACTACAAGTTTGCTTTACAGTGTAAGTGTAGCACAAGAGTCGGGCTTTAGTTCTTTTATGGCAAATATTGGTGAGCTTCAGTTCTGGGGACACGAAATCATGGTTAATACTAAAAACTTAACCGGTCCATTCGAATGGAATACTTCGTTTAATATTTCATTTACTGATAATAAGGTGCTTGAACTTGCTGGTGATATCGACAGAATTTACAGTAATATAAATGAAGCTAACATTACTCGGGTGGGCGAAAAAATTGGCCTCTTGTATGGTATGGTTTGGGATGGTGTTTACGATGATCAAGCGGAATACGACAGCAGTCCAAAAGCAGTGGCTTCTGAAGTTGGAACCATTAAATTCAAAGATGTTAACGACGATGGTATAATTACACAGGGAGGTGATGATGATGACCGCACAGTAATTGGAGATCCAACACCTAAATTTACTTTCGGTATGACAAACAGTTTTTCATACAAAAACCTTGATTTATCAGTAGTAATGGCTGGTGCTTATGGTCACGATCTTATCGTTTGGTCTGATCAATCATTAGCTAATCTCGATGGTAACTTCAATGTATATAAAGATGTGGCAGACAGATGGCGTTCTGAAAGCAATCCGGGAGAGGGCCGCTATGGTAAAACCACATCAGGAACGGCCAACGAACGCGACTGGATGAGTTCTAGATTTGTTGACGATGCAAGCTATCTGACAATTAAAAACCTTACCCTCGGATATACTATCCCTACAAAGGTATTTACTAGTTTACGTGTATTTATGAGCGTACAGCAATTATATACTTTCACAAAATACAGAGGTGCTAATCC
It contains:
- a CDS encoding TonB-dependent receptor; the encoded protein is MKKKSEALGILYPFAKKMMLIMRLTIFLVLVSVLASTASVYSQTTKLTVKMNNSRIADVFDAIEQQSDFYFFYNRDLFDDNQIVSIEVEGKTVEAILDELFEGQSVTYEIVDQDILIKTVEEKVSSDSKAQQEKSVSGKISDKSGEPLPGVTVVVKGTTNGTITDFDGNYTIASVPDGATLQYSFVGMRSQEIVVGDQSVINITMEEETIGLEEVVAVGYGTQSKRVVTGSIQSVDSDELSDMPVTTTAQKLQGKLSGVQISQTTGKPGEGMKVRVRGQASLTAGSDPLYVVDGFPIEGDISFLNPNEIESLSVLKDASSAALYGSRAANGVVLVTTKRGKPGRTAISLSSNFGFQQVPQEGRPDMMNATEFATFKKESLEDLGLAVPEVWQNPTKYGAGTDFYDELLRIAPMQDHSLSFSSSGENSSTTAVLGYLNQDGVIKNSEYVRYSLRINSDFKISDKVKTGFSVAPTYIDQCGPNTDGVNWGGGLLAGALTTWPIFDPYNEDGTMAQNFYEPTTGTRQANPLWTAEAESRDTKTMRLLSSAFAQYEPISGMVFKTSINYQYSSTKYKQVTPSTVGATTPSVPNAVMRKSGYSSWLNENTLTYKKSFGDHNFDVLGGMTIQKFMSDVDQITFRGFADDRVPTIAAAQDIVRSAHWLTGASTYNDIQEWSMMSYLARLNYNYKNRYLLSMAIRSDGSSRFGKDNRWGNFPSVSLGWIASDEDFMSDFEKLSLLKVRASFGVVGNNNIGNYTQYASVSSGAAANNAIFGSSLYSGAVQTSLPNSSLTWEKTQEYDLGFDAAFFNNRVSLSYDYYNRKTTSLLYSVSVAQESGFSSFMANIGELQFWGHEIMVNTKNLTGPFEWNTSFNISFTDNKVLELAGDIDRIYSNINEANITRVGEKIGLLYGMVWDGVYDDQAEYDSSPKAVASEVGTIKFKDVNDDGIITQGGDDDDRTVIGDPTPKFTFGMTNSFSYKNLDLSVVMAGAYGHDLIVWSDQSLANLDGNFNVYKDVADRWRSESNPGEGRYGKTTSGTANERDWMSSRFVDDASYLTIKNLTLGYTIPTKVFTSLRVFMSVQQLYTFTKYRGANPESSNTFYSGNSTSALTLGSDFSSYPVPRTISFGINIGL